AATAATGAAAAACAGCAAGGCTTACATAATGTTTATTATATGCTTGCACATGGGAAAAAAATATATTTGAATTCTAAGGGTTCAACTTATAATGTTTTATCAAATTGGGGTGCAAGTGTATATTCAACTACGGAAATTAGTAACTTAACGGATAATCAACTTTTTGCTTTTACTAAAGATCTTCGTATTAAAAATATAAAAATTGCTCAGAAACATATATCTGTGGAAGCAAGTTTTAATGGTTGGAAAGAAATGTTTTCTTTTCTTTTAAATTAAAAGCTGAATAATGATTATGAAAAAAATAAATAAAGTAACTGTAATTATCCCTACCTATAACGCAGAAAAATTTATAGGACGTTGTATAGATACAGTTATCTCACAAATATATGAGAATGTCGAAATCATAGCTATAGACGATGGTTCATCAGATAATACTATAAATATATTAAAAGAATTTAAAAAAATTAAAGTCTTAGAAAATGAAACGAATCAAGGCCCCGCCTATAGTAGAACAAAAGGTCTGATGCAGGCTAGTGGGGAGTATGTAGCTTTTTTAGATGCAGATGACTACTGGGATGAAGACTTTATATCAGCCACTGTAGCTTTTTTAGAGAAATATGAAGATGCAGTGGCTGTTTCTACTGGTTACATAGGTATAGACCTTAAAGGTGGAACGGTAGAGAAACCAAAATTAAGTGAAGAAGATAAAGCCTACTATGGAGAAAAAGGTAATATTTGTCCTGATTTTTTTGAATTTTGGTCAACATATTTTGGGGTTTTAACAGGTACCGTTATGATGCGCACTTCTGTAGCTCAACAAACAAAAGGACAACGTAGTGAACTAAGACTTACGGAAAAGATCTAGAATTCTGGGGGTACCTTTCTACTTTTGGTAAGTGGGGGTTCATCCCTCGTCCATTATTTACTACAGATCCAGGAGTAATGACACCTTCTGTGCGATTGAAGAAAATGAAAAGCAGGTATGAGTTTTTTGCAGATCTTCAGATTGATGAATGGTCTAAACGTATCGATAGCCGTATAAACAAGAATCAGAATCAGTCCTATTGGAAAATTATTAATCATATTAGAACAACAGTTGCCATAGCAAATGCTTATACACTCAGATATCAGGAATCTTACAAATTGGTCAGTATATGGAAGAACAGTTTGGAACCAGGTCTTGGAGATGTATTGCGTAGAGGGCATAGTTTTGGAAAGTTCACATGGCCTTTTGTTTGTATTTTGCTAAGAGTAAGAGAGTTTTTAAAAAGTTATATATCATATTTTTTGAGAAGGCTTGATTTTTCTACTCAGGGTAAGGATAACAGAAAATGAAACGTATACACTTTCTGCTGCTCCTGATCCTATTTTGGGTAGCGAGAAACACCATTCTCGTTCGACAGAGGGATACTGGTTCTTTTGCTGCTGTTGATTCTATGGCTTTATTGCAAGTAGCTTCCATTTTTTTACTTTTTGGTTCATTTTTGTTTTTTTATCCAAAATTAAGTTTCAGGACAGTTAAGAATATTGTCAAATCACCGGTACTTTGGTTTTTCCTACTTT
This genomic stretch from Sulfurovum riftiae harbors:
- a CDS encoding glycosyltransferase family 2 protein; this encodes MKKINKVTVIIPTYNAEKFIGRCIDTVISQIYENVEIIAIDDGSSDNTINILKEFKKIKVLENETNQGPAYSRTKGLMQASGEYVAFLDADDYWDEDFISATVAFLEKYEDAVAVSTGYIGIDLKGGTVEKPKLSEEDKAYYGEKGNICPDFFEFWSTYFGVLTGTVMMRTSVAQQTKGQRSELRLTEKI